One stretch of Paenibacillus sp. FSL R5-0341 DNA includes these proteins:
- a CDS encoding A24 family peptidase, with translation MEVEWFYFACGIYVIAAFITDIRSMKIPNRLTLPVTAAGVLAHIIWRGWEGFLFSAAGFAAGFGILFLMYAIGAVGAGDVKLFGGIGAWTGLAFGIHVIIYSVLFAGAIGLVILLFRKDSAKRIRGMAGSLAGFFMLGSLKLVNKEKTLKFPFMLAVLPGFITVLVSGLFP, from the coding sequence ATGGAGGTGGAGTGGTTTTACTTTGCCTGTGGCATATACGTCATTGCAGCTTTTATTACAGATATTCGTTCCATGAAAATTCCAAATCGATTGACTTTACCCGTGACTGCCGCTGGCGTATTAGCCCATATCATATGGAGAGGTTGGGAGGGTTTCTTGTTCTCAGCCGCTGGATTTGCAGCAGGTTTTGGTATCTTGTTCCTGATGTATGCGATTGGAGCGGTAGGGGCAGGAGATGTGAAATTGTTTGGTGGGATAGGCGCATGGACGGGGCTTGCTTTTGGCATTCATGTCATTATTTATTCCGTTTTGTTTGCGGGAGCAATTGGCCTAGTAATACTTCTATTCCGTAAAGATTCAGCAAAACGAATTCGAGGCATGGCAGGTAGTCTTGCAGGTTTCTTCATGCTCGGTTCTCTCAAGCTGGTAAATAAAGAGAAGACATTGAAGTTTCCGTTTATGCTGGCGGTGTTACCTGGATTTATCACGGTGCTTGTCTCAGGACTTTTCCCTTGA
- a CDS encoding DUF6382 domain-containing protein, with product MYGLTRDFIRNGGAFMVLEKAEGLRMEELSRVQMGMLSSNQIPRILPVHVREVDRNVTLQYDISGYKMLSQMLKSSKIQLRVLYGLLFQLADAFTECRQYMLEPRKLWIQEEYLFMNGSFEQGELGMVYVPIMDAVEVDSTPQQFRELVIRLMAHVQELQGEGIQRVLQLCDNEHWDIRQLRELLLELYADEQESGGSAAFLSSKTSEMGDAPRARGASHSSLTERDNMQVTGHSRPYQPSTPVQNDSVEPQLNFRQPQKMSASEVEDIPERSRTFPGRRSSGQSALDGSSAMDKGLSNSYDSLEHVDGEMEEKSGSSKVTYIILGCMVAMALVWRFVYMEQPGQTQMIISALLSLGLLGVAGWTWKRKGSPQNDAVKKRSFSFSLGKNKGKQTEAEEGLFQESWRWNTADRSEGRINQLAESVSEGHMHSRFQNLHMTTEHSEPTFVQHQDRTVDSTSELIRQDAVAEATVNLQNLDGGNIIAAGPIVPSFYLERRSGSGGQHERMDVQGASFVIGRSVDMVQWVDTATGVSRAHVELSRNKSGYVIKDLGSVNGTILQGNILAPYKEYPLADGDTFTLAESVYTYRSVG from the coding sequence ATGTATGGATTAACGAGAGATTTTATCCGTAATGGCGGGGCTTTCATGGTTTTGGAGAAAGCAGAAGGGTTACGAATGGAGGAATTGAGTCGGGTACAGATGGGGATGTTGTCCTCCAATCAGATTCCGCGAATTCTTCCTGTTCATGTTCGTGAAGTAGACCGAAATGTCACTTTGCAGTACGACATATCAGGCTACAAGATGTTATCCCAGATGTTAAAGTCAAGCAAAATCCAGTTACGTGTTCTGTATGGTCTGTTGTTCCAACTGGCTGATGCCTTTACGGAATGCCGACAATATATGCTGGAGCCTCGCAAACTATGGATTCAGGAGGAATACTTGTTCATGAATGGTTCATTCGAACAGGGTGAGCTTGGGATGGTATATGTACCGATCATGGATGCGGTTGAAGTCGATTCGACGCCTCAGCAATTCCGTGAGCTGGTAATCAGACTGATGGCCCATGTACAGGAACTGCAGGGAGAAGGCATTCAACGTGTTCTGCAACTATGCGACAATGAACACTGGGATATCAGACAGTTGAGAGAGCTTTTACTAGAGTTATACGCTGATGAGCAGGAGAGTGGAGGAAGCGCAGCATTCCTTTCGTCCAAAACGTCGGAAATGGGCGATGCTCCAAGAGCAAGAGGTGCTTCGCATTCGTCGTTAACTGAGCGGGATAACATGCAAGTTACTGGTCATTCTCGACCATATCAACCCAGTACTCCTGTTCAAAATGATTCTGTGGAGCCGCAGCTCAATTTCCGTCAGCCGCAGAAAATGAGTGCTTCTGAGGTTGAAGACATTCCGGAGAGATCCCGAACCTTTCCAGGCAGACGCTCATCTGGACAATCAGCATTGGATGGCTCAAGCGCCATGGATAAGGGACTAAGTAATTCATATGATTCGCTAGAGCATGTTGATGGGGAAATGGAGGAGAAGTCCGGATCTTCCAAAGTAACCTATATCATACTGGGCTGCATGGTGGCCATGGCATTGGTATGGAGATTCGTATACATGGAGCAACCTGGGCAAACACAGATGATCATATCGGCGTTACTAAGCCTTGGTTTGCTTGGTGTAGCAGGATGGACGTGGAAGCGTAAGGGGAGCCCTCAGAATGACGCTGTGAAAAAGCGGTCTTTTTCATTCAGCCTAGGTAAGAACAAAGGCAAGCAAACGGAAGCTGAAGAGGGCCTATTTCAGGAGAGTTGGCGTTGGAATACAGCTGATCGCTCAGAGGGACGTATAAACCAATTGGCTGAATCGGTTTCAGAAGGTCATATGCATTCCCGTTTTCAGAATCTGCATATGACCACAGAACATTCCGAACCAACATTCGTTCAGCACCAGGATAGAACAGTAGATTCAACTTCAGAGCTAATTCGACAGGATGCAGTTGCGGAAGCCACCGTAAACTTGCAGAATCTGGATGGAGGTAACATTATAGCGGCAGGACCGATAGTACCTTCATTTTATCTTGAACGAAGATCCGGAAGCGGTGGCCAACATGAACGGATGGATGTGCAGGGAGCGTCTTTTGTAATCGGAAGATCAGTAGACATGGTTCAGTGGGTGGATACAGCGACCGGTGTGTCCCGTGCTCATGTGGAATTGAGCCGGAACAAATCGGGCTATGTGATTAAGGATCTGGGTTCCGTCAATGGAACCATTCTTCAAGGCAATATTCTTGCTCCTTACAAGGAGTATCCATTGGCGGATGGAGATACTTTTACCCTGGCTGAATCTGTTTACACCTATCGGTCAGTTGGGTAA
- a CDS encoding TIGR01777 family oxidoreductase gives MKIAICGGTGFVGGALVDYWLQAGHHVKVITRKLPDLHNPSKNLTYISWEQVEEQPQLIEGVDALVNLAGETLNQRWTTKAKLEIVESRVTTVARVARLVESLEQKPEVVVQASAMAIYGTSPTETFDESSPQKSMNFPSRVSEQWEVAADAIKNVRLVKIRVSLVLGHKKGAFPLMKLPYMLGVGGKIGSGKQWTSWIHIMDIVRLIDFTIQNKQISGPVNASTPNPVTNDEFGRTVGKVYHRPHWFPVPSFLIKTLVGELSVVVLQGQRVIPQKALDHGFQFTFPTLTQALEDLKHRGLSD, from the coding sequence ATGAAAATTGCCATTTGTGGAGGTACCGGGTTTGTGGGAGGAGCACTTGTGGATTACTGGCTGCAAGCCGGACACCATGTGAAAGTCATTACACGCAAACTGCCTGACTTGCATAATCCAAGTAAGAATCTTACATATATATCGTGGGAACAAGTCGAAGAACAACCTCAATTGATAGAAGGTGTGGATGCGCTAGTTAACCTTGCCGGAGAAACGTTGAATCAACGTTGGACAACCAAGGCGAAGTTGGAGATTGTTGAATCCAGAGTAACGACTGTCGCCCGGGTAGCCCGATTGGTGGAATCACTGGAGCAAAAACCGGAAGTGGTCGTTCAAGCTTCTGCCATGGCCATCTATGGCACCTCCCCTACCGAAACCTTTGATGAGAGCAGTCCGCAAAAGTCCATGAATTTCCCATCACGGGTCTCCGAGCAATGGGAAGTTGCTGCAGATGCAATTAAAAATGTAAGACTCGTTAAGATTCGGGTTAGCTTGGTACTCGGACATAAAAAAGGTGCATTTCCATTAATGAAGCTGCCTTATATGCTGGGTGTTGGCGGAAAGATTGGTAGTGGCAAGCAGTGGACAAGCTGGATACACATTATGGATATCGTCAGACTGATTGACTTCACCATTCAGAATAAACAGATTTCCGGGCCAGTCAATGCTTCCACACCAAATCCGGTTACCAATGATGAATTTGGTCGCACGGTGGGTAAGGTGTATCATCGCCCTCACTGGTTTCCCGTACCCAGCTTCCTGATAAAAACCTTGGTGGGAGAACTATCCGTTGTCGTGCTTCAAGGGCAGAGAGTCATTCCACAAAAAGCACTCGACCACGGATTCCAGTTCACCTTCCCAACCTTAACCCAGGCCCTTGAAGATCTGAAGCACCGTGGCTTATCAGACTGA
- a CDS encoding DUF2621 domain-containing protein: MIFDSYAMILTSSSPSNWFMNTIAFWTFLLLGSMCIGGFFMMRKFLKVLPKADGRSKLDWQNYWVEASRHLWTDEAKAFLDQLVEPVPGPFRDIAKHSIAAEIGKIAVEDNATEVSRDHCIKGYIIATPKRDNKFLVKFLEKNKIDYSPYQHLIK, translated from the coding sequence ATGATTTTCGACTCCTACGCGATGATACTGACCAGCAGTTCCCCCAGCAATTGGTTTATGAATACGATCGCATTCTGGACTTTTTTATTGCTTGGCAGCATGTGTATCGGTGGATTTTTTATGATGCGCAAGTTTTTGAAAGTGCTACCAAAAGCGGACGGAAGGTCCAAACTGGATTGGCAGAATTATTGGGTTGAAGCCAGCCGTCACTTATGGACCGATGAAGCCAAAGCTTTTTTGGATCAACTTGTGGAGCCTGTACCTGGACCATTTCGTGACATCGCCAAACATTCCATTGCAGCAGAGATTGGTAAAATTGCAGTTGAGGACAATGCCACGGAAGTTTCGAGAGATCATTGCATCAAAGGATACATTATTGCCACACCGAAGCGGGATAATAAGTTTTTAGTAAAATTTTTGGAGAAAAACAAAATTGATTATTCCCCTTATCAACATTTGATTAAATAA
- a CDS encoding deoxyribonuclease IV, whose translation MLKIGSHVSFSDKGLLSATKEASSYGSSSFMIYTGAPQNTRRKPIESMYIEEGKIAMQEGGMEDIVVHAPYIINLGSYKDSTFRLAVDFLQEEIRRTHAIGVKNIVLHPGAFTDKDAHYGIGRIAEGLNEVLEGVKETDVNIALETMAGKGTEMGRSFEEIAQIIEKVTYNERLTVCMDTCHIHDAGYDIVNDFDGVLEQFDRTVGLDRIAVMHINDSKNAVGAHKDRHTPIGSGWIGFEAINRIVNHEKLQGRPFILETPWIGKEAKTQRPMYEVEIALLRGDVAGRFGQEFLTEVEQLQHFFKAKEIESRSYILDVWTLLKNDAKAKKADPREPLERLYDMVTEAALFPHLNEEQLNHRLIAWLAG comes from the coding sequence ATGCTGAAAATCGGCTCCCACGTGTCCTTTTCGGACAAGGGATTATTGAGTGCAACGAAGGAAGCGTCCTCGTACGGTTCCAGTTCGTTTATGATATATACGGGTGCACCACAGAATACGCGTCGCAAGCCCATTGAGTCCATGTATATTGAAGAAGGCAAGATTGCCATGCAAGAGGGTGGAATGGAAGATATCGTTGTCCATGCACCGTACATTATTAATCTTGGCTCGTACAAAGATAGCACGTTTAGACTGGCTGTAGATTTCCTGCAGGAAGAGATTCGTCGGACACATGCCATTGGTGTGAAAAACATCGTATTACATCCCGGCGCATTTACAGACAAAGATGCTCACTATGGGATCGGACGGATCGCAGAAGGGTTGAATGAAGTGCTGGAGGGTGTGAAAGAGACGGATGTGAACATCGCTCTGGAGACCATGGCTGGCAAAGGTACGGAGATGGGTCGCAGTTTCGAAGAGATCGCCCAGATTATCGAGAAAGTAACATATAACGAGCGTCTGACTGTGTGTATGGATACATGTCACATTCATGATGCCGGATATGATATCGTTAATGATTTTGACGGTGTACTGGAACAATTCGATCGCACGGTAGGACTTGACCGCATTGCCGTAATGCATATTAATGATAGTAAGAATGCTGTGGGTGCGCACAAGGACCGTCATACACCGATTGGCTCTGGCTGGATCGGGTTTGAGGCGATTAACCGCATAGTGAACCATGAGAAGCTTCAAGGACGTCCATTTATTCTGGAGACACCTTGGATTGGTAAAGAGGCCAAGACACAACGTCCAATGTATGAAGTGGAGATTGCGCTGCTGCGTGGGGATGTTGCCGGTCGATTCGGCCAGGAATTCCTGACAGAAGTAGAACAACTGCAACACTTTTTCAAAGCTAAAGAGATTGAGTCTCGTTCGTATATTCTGGATGTATGGACATTGCTCAAAAATGATGCCAAAGCCAAAAAGGCAGATCCGCGCGAGCCGCTGGAACGTCTCTATGACATGGTGACTGAAGCTGCACTGTTCCCGCATTTGAATGAAGAACAACTGAATCATCGCTTGATCGCCTGGCTTGCGGGTTAA
- the purU gene encoding formyltetrahydrofolate deformylase: protein MEIHAKQVRPDSKNRADRARMLISCPDGPGIVAAVSHFLHQHGANIVQSDQYTMDPAGGMFFMRIEFDLPQLLINLPKLEADFAEVASRFQMEWTLSAVSRKKKLAIFVSKEDHCLVELLWQWQAGDLDADIALVVSNHLDMKDYVESFGIPYHHIPVTADTKKEAEQRQLDVIGNDVDVIILARYMQIISPMFIEHYRNRIINIHHSFLPAFVGGKPYAQAYNRGVKIIGATAHYVTEELDGGPIIEQDVQRVSHGDDVTELKRIGRTIERVVLARAVKWHVEDRVLVHENKTVVF, encoded by the coding sequence ATGGAGATCCATGCTAAACAAGTACGCCCTGATTCTAAAAACCGCGCCGATCGTGCGCGCATGCTCATTTCCTGTCCGGATGGTCCAGGAATTGTTGCTGCCGTGTCTCATTTCCTGCACCAGCATGGTGCAAACATTGTTCAGTCGGACCAATATACAATGGACCCCGCTGGCGGCATGTTCTTTATGCGAATCGAGTTCGATCTTCCGCAGTTGTTAATCAACCTGCCGAAACTGGAAGCCGATTTTGCAGAAGTGGCAAGCCGTTTCCAAATGGAATGGACGCTATCTGCGGTTAGCCGCAAAAAGAAACTTGCTATCTTTGTATCCAAAGAAGATCACTGTCTGGTTGAATTGTTGTGGCAATGGCAGGCAGGCGACCTGGATGCAGATATTGCTCTTGTGGTCAGCAACCATCTGGACATGAAGGACTATGTAGAATCATTTGGCATTCCATATCATCATATTCCGGTTACAGCAGATACGAAAAAAGAAGCAGAACAGCGTCAACTGGACGTCATCGGCAATGATGTGGATGTGATCATTCTGGCTCGTTACATGCAGATCATCTCTCCAATGTTCATCGAGCACTACCGTAATCGAATCATTAACATCCATCATTCATTCCTGCCAGCCTTCGTGGGTGGTAAACCATATGCGCAAGCGTACAACCGTGGTGTCAAAATTATCGGTGCGACAGCGCACTATGTTACGGAAGAACTGGATGGCGGCCCGATTATTGAACAGGACGTGCAGCGTGTAAGCCACGGTGATGATGTAACCGAACTGAAACGTATTGGACGTACCATTGAGCGTGTTGTGCTAGCACGTGCCGTGAAATGGCATGTCGAAGATCGAGTTCTAGTTCATGAAAATAAAACCGTCGTATTTTAA
- the tkt gene encoding transketolase, which translates to MTDKNEAIQKDENTTIDNLSITTLRTLAIDAIEKANSGHPGMPMGSAPMGYQLFAKTMTHNPDHPTWVNRDRFVLSAGHGSMLLYSLLHLSGYDLPMEELKQFRQWGSKTPGHPEFGHTAGVDATTGPLGQGIAMAVGMAMAEAQLGATYNKDKFNVVDHYTYAICGDGDLMEGVSHESASLAGRLHLGKLIMLFDSNDITLDGKLDLSSSESIAKRFEAYGWQVLRVEDGNDLPAIEKAIQEGQADTLRPTLIEVKTVIGYGSPNKQGKGGHGGTHGSPLGADEAKLTKEYYKWVYEENFHVPAEVRDHFAQVKDRGISANKAWDEKFAEYKKAFPELAAQFETAINGDLPEGWDRDLPKYAATDKALSTRVASGNALNGLAHNVPQLTGGSADLESSTMTHLNNLENFTPEDYSGRNIYFGIREFGMAGAMNGMALHSGVKVFGGTFFVFTDYLRPAVRLAALMGLPVTYVLTHDSIAVGEDGPTHEPIEQLASLRIIPNLTVIRPADGNETSAAWAYALENKSNPVALVLTRQNLPILEGTVEGSRENVKRGAYVVSDAKDGKAVAQIIATGSEVQLAVKAQAALAEQGIQVRVISMPSWDLFEKQDKAYRESVLLPDVKARLAIEMAYPMGWEKYVGDQGDILGISTFGASAPGDRVIQEYGFTVDNVVSRVKALL; encoded by the coding sequence ATGACTGACAAGAACGAAGCGATTCAAAAAGACGAGAACACTACAATCGACAACCTGTCGATTACGACCCTACGTACTTTGGCGATTGATGCAATTGAGAAGGCAAATTCCGGACATCCGGGTATGCCTATGGGATCCGCTCCAATGGGGTACCAACTTTTTGCAAAAACGATGACTCATAACCCGGACCACCCAACTTGGGTTAACCGGGACCGTTTTGTCCTGTCTGCAGGACATGGTTCCATGTTGTTGTACAGCTTGCTGCACCTGAGCGGATATGATCTTCCAATGGAAGAGCTGAAACAGTTCCGTCAATGGGGAAGCAAAACTCCGGGTCACCCGGAATTCGGACATACTGCAGGTGTTGATGCAACAACCGGCCCACTGGGTCAAGGTATTGCAATGGCTGTAGGTATGGCGATGGCTGAAGCTCAACTGGGCGCAACATACAATAAAGACAAATTCAACGTAGTTGACCACTACACTTACGCAATCTGTGGCGATGGTGACTTGATGGAAGGCGTATCTCATGAATCAGCTTCCCTGGCTGGACGTTTGCACCTGGGCAAACTGATCATGTTGTTCGACTCCAATGACATCACGTTGGATGGTAAATTGGATTTGTCTTCTTCCGAAAGCATCGCGAAGCGTTTTGAAGCTTATGGCTGGCAAGTGCTGCGCGTTGAAGATGGTAACGATTTGCCTGCAATCGAAAAAGCAATTCAGGAAGGTCAAGCAGATACTTTGCGTCCTACACTGATCGAAGTTAAAACGGTTATCGGTTACGGTAGCCCGAACAAACAAGGTAAAGGCGGCCACGGCGGTACTCACGGATCTCCACTGGGTGCAGACGAAGCTAAATTGACTAAAGAGTATTACAAATGGGTTTACGAAGAAAACTTCCACGTACCAGCTGAAGTTCGCGATCACTTTGCACAAGTGAAAGATCGTGGTATCTCTGCTAACAAAGCTTGGGACGAGAAATTTGCCGAGTACAAAAAAGCATTCCCTGAGCTGGCAGCTCAATTCGAAACAGCGATTAACGGCGACCTTCCAGAAGGTTGGGACCGTGATCTTCCTAAATATGCAGCAACAGACAAAGCTCTTTCCACTCGTGTAGCATCCGGTAACGCTCTGAACGGTCTGGCGCACAACGTGCCACAACTGACAGGTGGATCTGCTGACTTGGAAAGCTCCACAATGACTCATTTGAACAACCTGGAGAACTTCACACCTGAAGATTACTCCGGTCGTAACATCTACTTCGGTATCCGTGAATTCGGTATGGCTGGAGCAATGAACGGTATGGCACTGCACAGCGGTGTGAAAGTATTCGGAGGTACGTTCTTCGTATTTACCGATTACCTGCGTCCGGCTGTTCGTCTGGCTGCCCTGATGGGATTGCCTGTAACGTATGTTCTGACTCACGACAGTATCGCTGTTGGTGAAGATGGTCCTACGCACGAACCGATCGAGCAATTGGCATCCCTGCGTATCATTCCTAACCTGACGGTTATTCGTCCGGCTGATGGTAATGAAACTTCAGCTGCTTGGGCTTATGCGCTTGAGAACAAGAGCAACCCGGTTGCACTCGTACTCACTCGTCAAAATCTGCCGATCCTCGAAGGTACCGTTGAAGGTTCACGTGAGAACGTGAAACGTGGTGCTTATGTTGTCTCTGATGCAAAAGATGGCAAAGCGGTAGCACAAATCATCGCTACAGGTTCTGAAGTGCAATTGGCTGTAAAAGCTCAAGCAGCACTTGCAGAACAAGGCATCCAAGTTCGCGTAATCAGCATGCCGAGCTGGGATCTGTTCGAGAAACAAGACAAAGCTTACAGAGAGTCCGTTCTTCTTCCGGATGTTAAAGCTCGTCTTGCGATTGAAATGGCTTATCCAATGGGCTGGGAGAAATATGTTGGAGATCAAGGTGACATTCTCGGAATCAGCACATTCGGTGCTTCCGCGCCTGGCGACCGTGTTATCCAGGAGTATGGCTTTACAGTGGACAACGTGGTTAGCCGCGTAAAAGCATTGCTGTAA
- a CDS encoding pyrimidine/purine nucleoside phosphorylase yields MSQFDQVSVVKEANIYYDGQVTSRTVILGDGSKVTLGIMLPGSYEFGTDSREIMEILSGDLKVLLPGEEEWQEIQGQATFHVPAESKFKLEIRSVTDYVCSYPAE; encoded by the coding sequence ATGTCACAATTCGATCAAGTCAGTGTAGTGAAAGAGGCCAACATTTATTATGATGGTCAGGTAACCAGCAGAACGGTTATTTTGGGGGATGGCAGCAAAGTGACTCTGGGCATCATGCTTCCAGGCAGTTATGAATTCGGTACGGATTCCCGTGAAATTATGGAGATTCTGTCCGGAGATCTGAAAGTATTGCTTCCCGGAGAAGAAGAGTGGCAAGAGATTCAAGGTCAAGCTACGTTCCACGTGCCTGCCGAATCCAAATTCAAACTGGAGATACGCAGCGTTACTGACTACGTCTGCTCGTACCCGGCGGAATAA
- a CDS encoding glucose-6-phosphate isomerase gives MAKKVTFDYSTALQFVNQHEVDYFAEPIRLAHEQLHNGTGTGSDYLGWIDLPTAYDKEEFARIQKAAAKIQSDSEVLIVIGIGGSYLGARAAIEMLTHSFYNNLPKDKRKTPEIYFAGNNISSTYVTHLLDLVEGKDFSVNVISKSGTTTEPAIAFRIFRAALEEKYGKEEARKRIYATTDKARGALKELANAEGYESFIIPDDVGGRYSVLTAVGLLPIAAAGISIEEMMQGAADASKEYSNPNVAENEAYQYAAVRNALYRKGKGTEILVNYEPSLHFVSEWWKQLFGESEGKDYKGIYPASVDFSTDLHSMGQFIQEGSRNIFETVIQVTEVAEHISIKSDPDDLDGLNFLEGKTMDFVNKKAFQGTLLAHTDGQVPNLIVNIPDMTPYSFGYLVYFFEKACGISGYLLGVNPFDQPGVEAYKKNMFALLGKPGFEEEKAALEARLSE, from the coding sequence ATGGCAAAAAAAGTGACATTTGACTATAGCACGGCATTGCAATTTGTAAATCAGCACGAAGTGGACTATTTCGCAGAACCGATTCGTCTCGCTCACGAGCAGCTTCACAACGGAACAGGAACAGGCTCCGATTATCTGGGCTGGATTGACCTGCCGACGGCTTATGACAAAGAAGAGTTCGCACGCATTCAAAAAGCAGCTGCCAAAATCCAAAGCGACTCCGAAGTACTGATTGTTATCGGTATCGGTGGATCATATCTGGGTGCACGTGCAGCGATTGAGATGCTGACTCACTCTTTCTATAACAATTTGCCAAAAGACAAACGCAAAACGCCTGAAATCTATTTTGCAGGAAACAATATCAGTTCCACATATGTAACTCATTTGCTGGATCTGGTTGAAGGCAAAGATTTCTCCGTCAACGTCATCTCCAAATCCGGTACAACAACAGAGCCTGCAATTGCTTTCCGTATCTTCCGTGCAGCACTGGAAGAGAAATATGGTAAAGAAGAAGCACGCAAACGCATCTATGCTACAACAGATAAAGCGCGCGGTGCACTGAAAGAACTGGCCAATGCAGAAGGATACGAGTCTTTCATTATCCCGGATGATGTTGGTGGACGTTACTCCGTTCTGACAGCTGTAGGTTTGCTGCCAATCGCGGCAGCTGGTATCAGCATCGAAGAAATGATGCAAGGTGCGGCTGACGCATCCAAAGAATACAGCAACCCGAACGTAGCTGAGAACGAAGCATATCAATATGCAGCTGTTCGTAACGCATTGTATCGCAAAGGCAAAGGTACGGAGATCCTTGTAAACTATGAGCCATCCTTGCACTTCGTATCCGAGTGGTGGAAACAATTGTTCGGAGAGAGCGAAGGTAAAGACTACAAAGGGATCTATCCTGCATCTGTTGATTTCTCTACTGACTTGCACTCCATGGGTCAATTCATCCAGGAAGGTAGCCGGAATATCTTCGAAACTGTTATCCAGGTTACTGAAGTTGCGGAGCATATCTCAATCAAATCCGATCCAGACGATCTGGATGGTTTGAACTTCCTTGAAGGCAAAACTATGGACTTTGTTAATAAAAAAGCGTTCCAAGGAACACTGCTAGCACATACGGATGGTCAAGTACCAAACTTGATTGTGAACATTCCAGATATGACTCCATATTCTTTCGGATATCTGGTATACTTCTTTGAAAAAGCATGCGGCATCAGTGGCTACCTGCTGGGCGTCAATCCGTTTGACCAACCAGGTGTAGAAGCTTACAAGAAAAATATGTTCGCATTGTTGGGCAAACCAGGCTTTGAAGAAGAGAAAGCAGCGCTCGAAGCGAGACTTTCCGAATAA
- a CDS encoding YigZ family protein has protein sequence MIERYRTVRGPGNLEIVIKKSRFIGHIMPVTTEEEAVAFIDEIKKKHWNATHNCSAYMIGERDEIQKQSDDGEPSGTAGKPILEVIKNQKLKNVAIVVTRYFGGIMLGAGGLIRAYTDGAVAAIEAGEAITNVLHREVFVELDYTWLGKVENELRSREVRTGETGFTDKVTLTCLPPDSETEAFVAWITDLTQGQSRITEGQRLYFIEGE, from the coding sequence ATGATTGAACGTTATCGCACGGTTCGAGGACCGGGCAATCTGGAAATTGTAATCAAGAAGTCGCGATTTATCGGTCATATTATGCCGGTCACGACAGAGGAAGAGGCGGTTGCCTTTATCGATGAGATCAAGAAAAAACATTGGAATGCGACTCATAACTGCTCTGCGTACATGATTGGGGAGCGCGATGAGATCCAGAAGCAATCCGATGACGGGGAACCAAGCGGAACAGCAGGGAAACCCATTCTTGAAGTGATCAAAAATCAGAAATTAAAAAATGTAGCAATTGTGGTTACGCGATACTTCGGGGGAATTATGCTTGGAGCTGGTGGGTTAATTCGTGCTTATACGGATGGAGCTGTAGCAGCCATTGAAGCAGGAGAAGCCATTACCAACGTGCTGCATCGTGAAGTGTTTGTTGAACTGGATTATACGTGGCTGGGTAAAGTGGAAAATGAGTTAAGGAGCCGGGAAGTCCGTACAGGTGAAACTGGATTCACCGATAAGGTTACGTTGACTTGTCTTCCGCCGGATAGTGAAACCGAGGCTTTTGTAGCCTGGATCACGGATTTGACGCAAGGGCAATCCCGGATCACGGAGGGACAGCGGCTTTATTTTATTGAAGGGGAATAA
- a CDS encoding TetR/AcrR family transcriptional regulator, whose translation MARRAVEQELSRERILEAARHLFITKGYRAISMRSIGQHLGYSHGSLYYHFKEKAELFYAIVVEDFNHLGHLLLQAMVRPVRDDVSKVEHIMMEFIRFGLENPYQYEIMFMIRDEELLSYCRTEQGRCFELFASIIRQYMNEENCTEEDIQRVPRTLFLAMHGFISYYIQDRLTFVEIESSALSHVKVLCRNLGQQPGVQ comes from the coding sequence ATGGCTAGAAGAGCAGTCGAACAGGAGTTGTCGAGGGAGCGGATACTGGAGGCGGCGAGGCACCTTTTTATTACCAAAGGATACCGCGCCATTTCGATGCGAAGCATCGGCCAGCATCTGGGCTATAGTCATGGGTCGCTGTATTATCACTTTAAGGAAAAGGCAGAGCTGTTCTATGCCATCGTGGTTGAAGATTTTAATCATCTGGGGCATTTACTGCTGCAAGCTATGGTCAGGCCGGTTCGTGATGATGTGAGCAAGGTAGAGCACATTATGATGGAGTTTATTCGCTTTGGTCTGGAGAACCCATACCAATACGAAATTATGTTTATGATCAGGGACGAAGAACTGTTGTCCTATTGTCGTACCGAACAGGGACGCTGCTTCGAATTGTTCGCATCGATTATAAGACAATATATGAATGAAGAGAACTGTACGGAAGAAGACATTCAAAGGGTACCGCGTACGCTATTTTTGGCTATGCACGGATTCATTTCTTATTACATTCAGGACCGTTTAACGTTTGTGGAGATTGAATCGTCTGCGCTGTCTCATGTCAAAGTGCTGTGCCGCAATCTGGGTCAGCAGCCTGGCGTCCAATAA